Genomic DNA from Pseudomonas sp. CCC3.1:
CCCCGTCAAACCCTTATGCAGGTGCAACGGGTCGGCCAGGCCAAAGCGTTTGGGATGGAAGTCTAATTTCGCAAGCTCGACAATCCCTCCCACCCCCATCGTCGCATCAGCCAGGGCAACCAAATTCTCGAGGCCTGTAAGCTCTAATGTCATCGTCTGGCTATGGCTGTCGTAGCCGACGGTTTGCAGAAACCGCAGCTTGCGCTCGGTATACCGTGATGGCGAACGACCTACAAATTTCACGAGGGCCGATTTGAATGAAGCCGGCTCTACCAGACTGATCTCCATGCCTGAGCCAAAATCGATACGTAGTTTCTTTCTATGCAGAAGATTGCCGTTACCCGCAACGATGTGCGCATTGACCCGTTCTAAGATCTGCCCAATGAGCATCTCGTCAACATGGCGGATAAAGGCTCTATGAGGCAGTGGGCCACTCGAGTAGTCGACAAGGACATAGAAAGCAGGCAACGGGCTCGTCGCCATTTTCCTGAGGTTGGACAAAGTGACGTCGACCGTCAGCTTCTTAGATCGAGTTGACTTGACCTGCACTGTGCCGGTGATGATTGGCTCATGAAGCGTCGACTGGCTGAAATACGCTGCATCTTGCTCGAGCTCGATCAGTACATCCCACCCATGCCTATCGGTCTGGCTTTTGTTCGCTGTGACCCCGCCATCTGTGCAAAACGACATAAAGTGAAGCTCACCGCCAGTACCAATATCCCCCATACGTTCCTCAGTAATGTTGACGCTCAAACCATCTAGCAATGAATTGACCAGCCACCGATGCGGTGACCACCTGGGAGGACGCCCTCTATTTCTCGGCGGCCATGGTGGTAGCGCGAATTTTATCCGACAATTCGATAATTGAGTGAAGCGGGGTGTGGAGACGCCTGAGAGACTTGGCTGTTTGGGAGCAGCCCCAGTGCTCGATGGCCTTGTCGACCTTATCTGCATCAATCACAACGGCCTGATTCAGCCAGCAGCTCAACAGTTCGGCCGCTGAAGCGCTTGTGTTTTTACATTCTGAGCAGAGGAGGCCCAGCGCGATCTCAATCACCTCAGGGCAAGGTTCCACATTTCTGGATCGCAAGACATGAAAGGCGGCACTCAAGTCACCCGTTGATTTACCAGTCAGCCGTCGCCGAGCCGCGACAATGGCTGTCAGCGAGGATTGAAAACTGGCACCGCCACCAAAGGCTGAACCTCCTCCAGTTTTTTTGCTTTTCAGCTTTTCTGAAGAGGCCGAATCGGAATGTTCTGTCATCTCAATGAGTCAGTCAGGGATCTATGTTTGAAACTGTCTGCATGGCCTCCGTGGCACTGCACTGAGGAGGCGCTAAGTCCGGCATGTAGACATGTCAGGGGTGATGTTCGAAAGGCTTCCTGCGGCGAAGGTGATCTTGAGGCCTAATCTTGCCAATTCACCAATCCGATTAGCCTTTCCTGAGGTAACGCTTTGCCCGCAGCTTTAATGATTTCGAATACGCGCACTAGCTCGGGATCATGGAGCGCCTCAAGCATCGAGCGCTTTTGAACGATCTGCTCGCGGTATCTGCGCTGGGTGCTCAGCTTACTGCAGAGTTTCTCCAGGCATCCGGCCCCTGGAGCGAGGTACCGACTGAAATATGGCAGCGTGGCTGCGATCGCAAGCCCTTCAGGGTCGTAGTCTGTAAACGCAATCACTGGCAGACCCAAATCGTCAAGCAAGCGGTAAGCACTGTCGACCTTGTAGCTGCCCGGCGCCCCACGAAAAACCACAAGCGGATTGCCTGGTACTGATTTAAGTATCGGTGTCCGATCGGTCAGTTCGAAGTTCTCCCAATTTTCAATCAGTAGTACTGCATCATGCTGGCAGCGCTCGACAACCCACTGGCGATCAACATCCAGATTGATCCCCGGCGGAAGGGTGTAAGGCGCGCTCCCAAGCATTAGAGGTCGATCAGGTAGGGACTTAATGGCAACCCGCTGACCTCTTAGCCGTTTTTTGGTGAATTTCTCGTCACCACCCAACTGAACCGCCTCGTTGCGAGAAAGCTCGTTCCACCCGTCGAGTGACATCGTGGGGTCGACGTTCCAGTTGCTCTGAATGATCACGGCGATTTGTAGTCTGTCGGCCGGGGTGAATTGCCACATTGCTCCTACTGCTTGACCGATTCCGTACTCGTCGCACAAACCGTCCAACTGACGGGAACGTTTGAAAAGCTCTTTTTCCGACTGGTAGATAGCCAGCAGTTTTTTCAGACTTCCTAACGCTTGCATACGGTGACATCCGCAATAATGACGTTTCCACTGAGCCTATCGTCATCGTTGATGGAGACGAGCTCGATTTGTAAGCGTCGTACGATTTGCGCATTTGCCTTCACCTGCTTATCAAGCAAGGCTAGAAAGCACATCATGCAAGATTCCTGATCCAGGACTTGGGTCTCAGGAGCGAGGGCGAAATATCGAGCAGCAGACATTGGGGCGGCGCTGTGGGCGGCTTCGTTGAGCAGGCGTTGGCTCACGACCACCAGGGGAGAGCCTTTGATCAATGCAGCCTTGGGTGGCGCTTCCGTGACGGGCGTTCCTGGTCGTCGTTCTTTGGTGGGTACAGCCACTGAGCGGTCGATGTTTTTAGCAACATCGGCCAGGCTGTCCCTGATTTCTTGCCTGCCGAAGTCGAGATCCAATCGTAGCTTCATTGGCTCGTACTGATAGGCCCAATCCGGGATTTCCGGATACTCATCAGGATCACGTACCTCATACTCAGGATGTCGGAGCAGGTACATTTGCAAAGCTCGCAATCTCCTTGCTCGAGGCTCGACCACCCGAAGCTTATGAAGATACAGCTTCAACACCCGGGTAATATCCGCCGTCGTGGATCGCCAGCTCGACAATCTGTCCAGAATATAGCCTTGATACAGGGCTTCCAAAGCCTCGCGCTCACTTGAACCAAGGCTTTCGAGCAAGGCAGCGTCATCGAATTGCGACAATGCCTCGACTATTCGCTCGAGCTGTTCCAGGTAATGCAAATTCTGTTTTTCTTTCTCCCGATAAGTGCGCACGTTGCCAAAATTGTTTTCGGCTGCGGCTCGGACGTGGAGTAGGAAGTCTTTCATCTCTTCGGAAATTTCGAAGAGGGTGAGGTCGATCTCGTCCTGCAATAGCATGACGTCCTCCCCACGACCGTCGAAATATGCTTCGGAAAAGTCCTCCAGTAGCTTATCCAGCCGACTTAGCTGTTTCCCAAAATCTGCAGAAACCCCATAGTTTCGAGATCGGTAACTCGCCTCGTTGAGCAGCCGGCTCACGGTAGGAGAAAGTCTATAGGAGTCTTTGAGTGTTTCGTTCAAACGGATGGCACGGATCTGCTGAAGCTGGCTCAGCGCTTTAGCATTTTGTTCGTCCCGTACAACGTGACCACTTACGTACATCTGTGCGATCAGCTTGCGCTGAGAGTGCAAGAGTTCCAAATGACCGACCACTGCATCTACCAGGGTGCTCATGAGGCCGTTCTCTTATCGAATTCCTTGTCATCGTCTGAGATCTGGTCGTGGAGCATCAGATACTCGATAGCCTCCATCAACCACTCAATCCGACCAGTGAACACGTAGATCTCTGACTCCGGGTTAACCAACTGCAGGTAACCATCGTCGCGAAATCTCTTCACGATCTTGTTTAGGCGCTCTCTGTCTGAACCATCGCGGGTCGAGATATTGGTATCTGATGCGATTTGCCTCAACTGCTCACCGATGCCGGCGTTCGCTGCAATTTTGGCCATGGTGCGATTGAGGTCGAGCTTTTGGCCAGGAGATACTGCGTCGTCATCACCTTCCAGCCGCATTACCATTTCCAAGAAGGAAACCATTGGCCGGAGCGTGTTCTTAAGCTCCCCAAAGCGCCTTCTCGCAATCTTTTTGCCTTCGCTGTCAATCTCTGATGCTGCAGCGAAGAAGGCGCTGCCACTGCGGGTCTGCGTCAGTCGGATGTTGATACGGCGCAGGTAGTCATCAACGTCATCCTGGTTAGTACGGCTACCTGACGCTTGCGGGCTGCTGAGGAATTGATAGCCTTCATAGTCAGTTACTTGGCAGATGAACCCGCCCTTGAGAAGGTCGGTCACAATGCGGGCGAAAGGGCTCATTAGACGTCCTCCACTTCGATTTCCAGAGGTTCATCCAGTTCAGGATCACCCTCGAGGGCTAGCTCGCAATGCACCAGCCGGCGTTCTGAATCGAGTTTGTATTTGTTGGCAAACAGTATGAGCGTTTCTGCGTCTGGGTCAGGGAATGCGGTACATAGCGTGATTTGATTTTCCCCAAGGTAGTTGCACAGCGACACAACGTTTTGCGCGTCGATAGCCCTGAGCTCATCTACGCACCAAGTCAGTTGCACCGGCGCGTTTCCTCGAACCTTAGAGATGAACCCAAGAAACAGGATGATCATCACCAAATAGCTCAAGCCATTGGAAGAGATATTTTCCAGTTCGGCACGGTTGCGGAATTGCCTCAGGTTTCCGTTCTCCCTGACAGCGCCGCGGATGCTAACCAGTGATTTGAAATTGGCATTGATACCGTTCTTGATGTCCCACAGGTTGAGGAGGGCACGCAGGTGGTCGACAGCGTATTCGTCTGGAAGATCGCCATCCTTGATCCACTGATCACGGTCGTCGGTGATTTTCTTGATGATTGACCAGTAATTTAAATCTTCGACAGCTGAAACGATCGATATCTGCAGGTCAGTCAGGCTGTCGAACACCTTCGAGCTGCGGGAAAGATGACTCTGCATCGCCGTATTGAAGCGTGCCAGTCGATCGCTAAACTTTTTAAGCTCTCGGTGCAGCCCCTGGATCTCTCCAAAAATCGTACGAGCATCCGCGATCAGCAGCCGACGGCTTTGCTCGTGCTGGTGGGTGAACCAATCTTCCACAACGCCAAGCACATCGCTTGGAGTGATTTCACGCGGCAGCTCGTCTTTGAGGTTGCTCAAACGGTCGCTGAAATAGGTGGCGGGCGGAGAGAGTGCAATGGCAGAGAATGCCAGGCGCATTCCCTTGATCTTCGCTCGCAAGGCACCGTCCGCGTCATGCAATTCCTGGAAACAGGCCCCTAGCGCTGTGCGCAGCGCGGTCGCTTGCCAAGCCACATCATACTTTTCATGACGGTCGGTCGGCGTGTATTCCGGTAGCTGATCCCTCAACGTGGACTCTACGGCTAAGAAGTCCTTGTAGAAGCTAGAGGCAGCAGTGTTGCATTCGCTGATCTGCCTCTCGACCTCCCGCTTCGTGCGAGTCCACGTCTCTTCAACCGCACTGAGCTGGAATGTCAATTGCCCATGTAAAGCCTGCTGCTGATCATGTTTCTCCTGAATTGCCGGAATTTCTGGCTCGACGACAGTCAGCCAGTGGTGCCACTGATTAAGGAGGTCAGTCCAACCATTAATTTCTTCCAGATCATCTCTGAGCTTCTGGCTGTGATTATTCAGCCCATTCAAAATCTCGACATCTGCCCCTCGTTCGGACAAAGCAGCATCCTGCTGTTTTCTCAGGGTATTGATCGTGTTTTGCGTAGAGGTTTCGTGGTCAGCGATCGCGGTGTTGATCTGCCCGGCAGAAAGCCCGAAGCGTTTGTCGATCGCCTCACGCTTAGCGGTAGCCAAGCTAGCCAATTCAATATGCCTTTGCTGATGGCGATCATTGAATTCCCTTTGCACGCCTATTGCAGACTCAAGCTGCGCTCGCCTTGCGCTGAGTGCAGTCACAGCATCCGAGACTGCAGCATCCCGCTTGCGCTGGAGCTCCTTGCGGACGTCACGGATTTCCGTATCTAGGGCAGCATGATCGTTTTGGGCACGACCCAAGGCTGCACGCGCAAGAGTCAACTCGGTAACTGCAGCTTTTATCGCCTCGCGCAACGCTCTTTGCTGAGCAACGGCCGAATCCAGCTGACTTTGCAACCCCTCTCGCTCAGCGATGGCTTCAGCTAGCATCTCCTGGAGCAACGTATCGTCCGCTTCATCAACTGGAGCGACAAAATCCAACTCGAGTGTGATCCCATACAAGCTTTGACTAGTGTCCACTGTCTGCGGGTGCAAATCGGTTCGGTGAAGCAGTTCGGGATTGATCACCTTGGCAATGTGCACACCCCAGTCGGAGCGCGTGGATCTGAGGAAGTGCAGCAAGCTGTCCGGATCGGGGGCGTGAGAGCGCTGGATTCCTTGAATTTTGTCAGACTGGGTCGACAGGCCTTTGGTATGTAGTTGAATCTGGAGGTCGAGCGTTGCTGATTCAGCCTGGAGCCTGTCGACAGCCTGGTCTTTGGCGCTGACGGTTTTCTCCGCGGCTCGGAGCACCGCTGCAGCCTGCTGCAGGGAGTCCTGCTTCCGTTCTATAGCATTGACCAGCAACGGATCTGTTGGGGGATTGTTAACCCGCTCCTCATCCCGGCCAACCTGGCCCCTCAAAACATCAATCTGTTCCTGAATGCGGTTACGTTCAGCTTCGCAGGACGAATCGTAAAGACGTCTATCTTTATCCGCGCACTCGGCAGCTGCATCGAGTTCTACCCGATGTGCACTGTTGAGCTCGGTAATCTTTGTGAGGGCGGCCGCATGGTAAATCTGGTGCCGACGACCTTCCTCGTTAATCGCCGCGTCATACTGGGTCTGGATATCAGAAGCCGCACCTAGAGCAAGCCTGTACTGCTCATCGATGCGCCGGGCCTCGTCGATGAGCAACTCCCGTTGAGCAGCACGGCTTCTCGTCCGTTGGCTCGACGCCAGAAAACATCAGTGCCAGGGCAAGCAACGATGTTTTCCCTTGGCCATTGCGTCCAGTCAATGCCACGCCACCATCGACGGCCATTGTCTGGACGCGGCCTTTGGATAATGAGTCGACAAGGTGGATGTTTAGCAGTCTGTAGAGCGCTTCAGGCAGACGCTCGTCAGGTTCGCCTGGTGTTGCGACGTCCGGCTCATCGGTCGATGCTGATTCGTCCTGGAGAAGGAACAGGCTTTGAGTGTGCTGATCAGTTGGCATGCGATGTCCCTATAGCCTGCAAAAAGCCCTCCTGGCTGCGGCTGCACACCGACCTCTGGTGTTAGCAACGAGGTAGGTGATCTGCGGCTGCGCTGCATATGCAACTGCGCCGGGGCTGTATTCCTGAACCTTGCCGGGTGAATGTGATGATCGTTAGCGGCTAAAGACCACAAATCTTTTCACACATGAACTTGGCATAAAGTGGTGTTGCAGCGTTTACGGCATTGTGCCCAGGGATAGACGGAGAGATCGGAGAGGGTTAGAGCTCAAGGACGGCCGAGGGAATGCCTCGCGGCGTGTCATCGTTCAGTTCTGCGTGGTACCAGTTGCGCAGCAAAGCTAACCCTAAACCTTTCACATTCTTGGGCTTTGTCGTCCTTGAACGCTCAAACTCGGTCATTTTGAAGGGGGGGATGGCAAATAGCAATCGACGAGGCACTTTCGTCGGCACGACTGTTTCTGGCATTTTCGAGCCTCCATGCTTGTCCATCAGTAGGTGTCCTCAGCGTCGAACTGTGTTTACAGGCAAAGCAGGATGATCCGCTATGCATGGGCGTGGTTCATATCCACACCTGACTGAGGCAGCGCACACATCACGTTTTATCAATTCCGAGCGTGTCTGCTCGTACTGCCAGCCCCCCGAAAGATACATTTGAGTCTACGTATCGCAGAGCTGACTTCATGTCTTTCCAGCCTACATAGCTCATCAGACCTTTTATGTCCCACCCATTGGACGACGCCCAGGTAGCAAAGCCTCGTCGCATCGAGTGGGCGCTGTAGAGCTCCTCAGGCAACCCGGCTTCCTTGAAGATGCGACGCAGCATCGGAATCAGGCTGTGAGGTTGGATGGCGTTGTCCCCCAAATTTCCCCAGCGATCCAGGCGGCGGAAGACAGGGCCTTTCGCGAGGCCTGCAACGGTAATCCAATTGATATAGGCCTCGACCGGACAAAGCATCGTTAGCGCCGGCGCCTGAAAGGTTGTCCCTTCGTGCTGGCGGTCACCCTTGGTGTGAGCCAAAAAGAAAGTAATGCCTTCACCGCTATAGGCTTTTGTGTTCTGCACCGTGAGCCTGGCCAGCTCATCCCCGCGAAACCCACGCCAGAATCCGATCAACACCATCGCTACCGAGCGGCGATGACGCATTAGCGTTTTGTAATCACCGCGATCAAGTGCAGCCGCCGCTTCAGTCTCCAGCCACTTAACTACCTGTTCAAGATGCTTCAGTAGCAGCGGCGCGGCTTGCTTCACCTGGGCAGGGTGCACGACACGGATGCCCTTGATCATCTGGCGTACATTGGGCGTCTTGGTTGGGTCTGGGAATCCCTGCGTGATGTGCCACTGCGCCAGCGCAGCCAACCGCTGCTTGAGCGTGCTGATCGCATGCGTGTCAGCGTACTCGGCCAAGTAGCGAACAATCCCGTCCCCGGTTGTAGGCAGGTAGCCGCCCCAGGTCACTTCGAAGTGCTCGATCGCTGCCCGGTAGCTCTTGCGGGTGTTCTCCCTAGTGCCTGCCTTGAGGTACCGATCAGCCTTGTCCATCGTCCATTGCCTTCAAAATCTGTGTGATTCCAGCATTCCACACTTTCGGCGACAGCTAAAAGCTATTTCGACAGTGAAGAAGCTATAACTTACTATTATGGCTTTGTAGAAGGCCCATTTCAATCATTTGAATTTGATGGTAACGTGACACGTAATTACATGACATGTATCACGACACGAAATCGTAGGAGGTCTTATGGCCCGCGGCGGTGTAAACAAGGCTTTAGTACAAAAAGCGAGGCAAGCCTTGCTGTCCAAAGGCACGTATCCAAGCATTGACGCCGTACGTGTGGAGCTGGGTAATACGGGCTCGAAAACTACGATTGCCCGATACCTAAAGGAGATTAAATCCTTTGATCCACGCTCGCCATCCTCGCGAGACAGCCTGGGGGAAGAGCTATCCGCAATGGTCGCAAGCCTTCTGGATCGGTTGATGGAGGAGGGTAATGAACCGATAGAACAGGCTCGATCAGCCTTCGATTTACAGCGCGTGGCGCTCGAGTCTCAAATCGCCAATCTACAGTCGGAACTGACCTCTGCACGGAGGCAGTTAGACGCCCAGCAAGCGGCCATTGAAGCTCAAACTACTGACCTCCAAACCACGCAGTCTTCTCTCCAGGCAGAGCTGACACGTAATGCCGGGCTAAGCCAACGCTGTAGTGATCTGGATGCCCAGGTCGGTGATAGGAATAAACAGATCCAATCCCTTGAGGAAAAGCACGTTCACGCGCGCGGGGCGCTTGAACACTACCGGGAGTCGGTGAAGGAACAGCGCGAACAGGATCAACGTAGGCATGAATCCCAGCTTCATGAATCGCAGGTCGAGCAGCGAAAGCTGCGGGAATCGCTAGCGGTCAAACAGGATGAGTCCACACGTCTCAACCGCGACAACGAGCGTCTACTGGGAGAGTCACGCCAACAGTTGAAGACCTTGAATTCCCAGGGCGATCAGATACAGGCCCTTACTGCCCAGGTACAGGCGCTGGTGCTAGCGGAAGCTAGGGCAGGGGCGATCATAGAGCTTCAAAAAAGCACCGCCAGTGAGTTGAACGATGAGCTCAAAGCCCTCCGCACCTCTGCGGCGCAGGCTGCCGCTCGTGAGGCAGACTTGGCTAAGCTTGTAGAGGATCTAAAAATTCAACATGAGCAACACGCGGACATCCAGCCCGAACTGGATAAAGAGTCATCGCCTCAGATTGAGCACCCGGCATCTGAGCCCCAGGATACGCCGGCGCTAAAAGGAACTCATTCAAAGCCAAAAGGGAGACAGTCATGACACCTGTACCTAGCACTGCGCCACGTCCGCTCAATAAAAATCATCAACTCCAGCGGGCGCACGAACGGATCAATCAATTGGTCGTCGCAGGTCTTCTGGATATGCTGCTCCCTCGAAACCATACGGATAGCCTCGCCGGCATGCCTGCAGCTCAATAGGCAAACCCGTTATACCGGCACAACTGTGCAATTCTGACCGCCTGAAGGTAGATCTATGGCAATTGAATTAAGTGAAGAGGAAATGCGTAAAGCACTCTTCGGAGCAACTGCGGATTCCGTGCCACCTCCCGCGCCATCGTCGGCGCCTGCGGTACCCAGATCCCAGCCAGCTGCAAACCCGACGCCTCAAGCGAAGAAAGCGAGTGGTTACCATACGTCGAAGCTGCGGGTGACCTTACACGTGTCCAAGGTGTACGAGGGCGATATTGATGTGTTTGTGCACGACTCTAGTAGCCTCAGCAAGCTGGTCGCTGAGCAAGAGGCCAAGGCCGCGGCGAAGAAGAAAAAATACAAATATCTGGAGCTCGTCTCAGTCGAGTCCATCTCGAAATGATGCCATCTGCCGCGGCCACTTCGAATTTACTGAGCCGATGATCGGAGCCGATCTCCATTGATTGCTTCACGGTTTAGAGAAGGGCACGAAACATCTCATCCGAGGCTAATCTATTCGGTCACTGCCCACATAGCTGGAGATGTAGGCGATGCAAGACGTCTTCAAGGCTCGCTGGCTGAGTACTCTGCCGTCGATGTAAACCTTCTGGCTATCAAACCAAAAAACGTATCTATGCGCGAAGCCGCTGCCATCCCGCTGGTCTTTCTGACAGCATGGGAGGGCTTGGTTGACCGCGCCAACGTTAGCGCCGGGCAAAGTGTACTGGTGCAAGGTGGTGCGGGTGGTGTGGGTCACGCGGCTGTCCAGATCGCAGTTGCCCGGGGCGCTAAAGTTTTTGCTACTGCTTCGAAAAGTAAGGCTGCGATCGTGGAGTCCTATGGCGCAACTGCCATTGACTACAACACCTCTTCCGTCGATCAGTACGTTGCCGAGCACACAGCGAGCGCGGGGTTCGACATCGTTTACGACACGGTCGGCGGCAAGAGCCTCGATGATTCCCTCGTAGCTACACGCCCATACGGTCACGTGGTGAGTTGCGCCGCGTTCGGAACCCATTCCTTGGCCTCAGGTTCGTTACGGTGTGTCACGCTTTCTGGCGTGTTTGTGCTTTTGCCCATGTTGAGCGGGGAAGGGCGCGCCCACCACGGCGACATTCTTCGTGAGGCAACCAAGCTGGTTGAAGCGGGCCAGTTCAAACCTTTGCTCGACAGCCACACCTTCAAGCTTGCTGATGCACAAGCAGCTCACGAACTCCAGGAGTCGGGTAAAGCGTTGACCAAGATCGTCATCGACATCGCTTAACCCCCTTGCAGGTAAACCTGTCGACGTACACACAGAGCGGTAACTTGAAGCGACGCGGTAACAATCCGCTTCGGTGCTCCGCCTGTGGGCTACTCAGGCCATATCTGCGAATGCTACTGACTGAACAACAGAATCTGACGCTCACGCCATTTCGGTGTTCAAGAGCGCTGCGAGCGGCTGCCCGCTCCTTGCGGTCACCACGAGGAGCGGGGCAATTGGTTAACAACCTAGAAATATCGATCCAACCGACTATCACATACTTGGGATATATTTTATGAGCGCTACCGAAACCACCAACACACTCGTTCATGTTGTCGCGACCCTAAAGACCAAAGAAGGCTCCGAGGCGGCTTTGAAACATGCGTTCAGTAAGCTGGTGCCTGCGAGCCAAGCGGAAGCAGGTTGCGTTCAGTACGTGCTGCACACAGACGTAGCTGACGCTACGACGTTCGTTCTGTATGAAGTTTGGGCCAGCAAGGCTGACTTCGATGCTCACTTTGAGCTTCCGCATTCAGTCGAGTTCGGCGCGGCCGCCAAGGAACTCCTGGCTGAGCCACCAGCGATCCGCTTTCTGAATCGGATCTGATGCAGAAGACTGGGATTTTGATTGCTTCCCACTATTCACAGGGTAACTAAGATCCTAGCCTTCCCTAGGACTAGCACGAGGAGTTATTCGATCTACCCAGCTCTTCACGCAGGCCGTTGCTCAACAGTTGTGAGCTATGGCCTGCACACCTCCCCAAAAATCGACATCCCCGATACCAGATCAACGCTTACCGGGTCTGAGGCACCTTGCGGAGGCGGGATTTAGCGCAGATCTATCTAATGTCTGCAGGACGCTCGCGGATCGTTAGCATTGATTCAGCCAGCGAGAAATCGGCATTTTGATAGTGAGGGACTACTCCGCAAAATTCGGGCGCACCCTCTAGGACGAAGTCATCACCAAACACTATCGGTGGACGTTTCGGCAGTCGATTGAGCGTCACAGCCAAGGTCTTTTGCTCCATGATCCATTTGTTGTTTTCGATCAATGCAGGGATGGAGGTGCGGAAATACTCCGGCCCGTGGATGGCATTGATCTGGGCAACAAAATGCTCATGGCTGCGTTCGAAGAACTCGGCCTGCCGCTTTCTCCAAAACGGTACGAGGTCAAATATCAAGTCATCGCTGTAGGGTAAGGAACCGGATTTCGACCGGCGGGCAAGCTCTGTCACAGCATTATGAATCAAAGCAGCCTCGGGGCTGATTGCGGCCATCGCGCGCATTTGGTCTGCAGCCAAAACTGCCCCGTCACCGTACCTACGGTTCTTCAAAGCATCTTCGACTCGCCGGCAACTTTCTTTGAGCATCTGCGGCGGCATATTGAGTAGCAGGGTGCAGAGACCAGCTGCGAGCGATACTCCGTGAGCGGCCTCGCGCTGCTTCGCACCGATCGAGATCGCGTGGATGATGGAATGGTACTCCGGGGCTGTCGAATCCTGAAGAAACCTCATAGCGG
This window encodes:
- a CDS encoding condensin complex protein MksE, translating into MSPFARIVTDLLKGGFICQVTDYEGYQFLSSPQASGSRTNQDDVDDYLRRINIRLTQTRSGSAFFAAASEIDSEGKKIARRRFGELKNTLRPMVSFLEMVMRLEGDDDAVSPGQKLDLNRTMAKIAANAGIGEQLRQIASDTNISTRDGSDRERLNKIVKRFRDDGYLQLVNPESEIYVFTGRIEWLMEAIEYLMLHDQISDDDKEFDKRTAS
- a CDS encoding ATP-binding protein yields the protein MLIDEARRIDEQYRLALGAASDIQTQYDAAINEEGRRHQIYHAAALTKITELNSAHRVELDAAAECADKDRRLYDSSCEAERNRIQEQIDVLRGQVGRDEERVNNPPTDPLLVNAIERKQDSLQQAAAVLRAAEKTVSAKDQAVDRLQAESATLDLQIQLHTKGLSTQSDKIQGIQRSHAPDPDSLLHFLRSTRSDWGVHIAKVINPELLHRTDLHPQTVDTSQSLYGITLELDFVAPVDEADDTLLQEMLAEAIAEREGLQSQLDSAVAQQRALREAIKAAVTELTLARAALGRAQNDHAALDTEIRDVRKELQRKRDAAVSDAVTALSARRAQLESAIGVQREFNDRHQQRHIELASLATAKREAIDKRFGLSAGQINTAIADHETSTQNTINTLRKQQDAALSERGADVEILNGLNNHSQKLRDDLEEINGWTDLLNQWHHWLTVVEPEIPAIQEKHDQQQALHGQLTFQLSAVEETWTRTKREVERQISECNTAASSFYKDFLAVESTLRDQLPEYTPTDRHEKYDVAWQATALRTALGACFQELHDADGALRAKIKGMRLAFSAIALSPPATYFSDRLSNLKDELPREITPSDVLGVVEDWFTHQHEQSRRLLIADARTIFGEIQGLHRELKKFSDRLARFNTAMQSHLSRSSKVFDSLTDLQISIVSAVEDLNYWSIIKKITDDRDQWIKDGDLPDEYAVDHLRALLNLWDIKNGINANFKSLVSIRGAVRENGNLRQFRNRAELENISSNGLSYLVMIILFLGFISKVRGNAPVQLTWCVDELRAIDAQNVVSLCNYLGENQITLCTAFPDPDAETLILFANKYKLDSERRLVHCELALEGDPELDEPLEIEVEDV
- a CDS encoding tyrosine-type recombinase/integrase — translated: MDKADRYLKAGTRENTRKSYRAAIEHFEVTWGGYLPTTGDGIVRYLAEYADTHAISTLKQRLAALAQWHITQGFPDPTKTPNVRQMIKGIRVVHPAQVKQAAPLLLKHLEQVVKWLETEAAAALDRGDYKTLMRHRRSVAMVLIGFWRGFRGDELARLTVQNTKAYSGEGITFFLAHTKGDRQHEGTTFQAPALTMLCPVEAYINWITVAGLAKGPVFRRLDRWGNLGDNAIQPHSLIPMLRRIFKEAGLPEELYSAHSMRRGFATWASSNGWDIKGLMSYVGWKDMKSALRYVDSNVSFGGLAVRADTLGIDKT
- a CDS encoding DNA-binding protein, with translation MARGGVNKALVQKARQALLSKGTYPSIDAVRVELGNTGSKTTIARYLKEIKSFDPRSPSSRDSLGEELSAMVASLLDRLMEEGNEPIEQARSAFDLQRVALESQIANLQSELTSARRQLDAQQAAIEAQTTDLQTTQSSLQAELTRNAGLSQRCSDLDAQVGDRNKQIQSLEEKHVHARGALEHYRESVKEQREQDQRRHESQLHESQVEQRKLRESLAVKQDESTRLNRDNERLLGESRQQLKTLNSQGDQIQALTAQVQALVLAEARAGAIIELQKSTASELNDELKALRTSAAQAAAREADLAKLVEDLKIQHEQHADIQPELDKESSPQIEHPASEPQDTPALKGTHSKPKGRQS
- a CDS encoding putative quinol monooxygenase; this translates as MSATETTNTLVHVVATLKTKEGSEAALKHAFSKLVPASQAEAGCVQYVLHTDVADATTFVLYEVWASKADFDAHFELPHSVEFGAAAKELLAEPPAIRFLNRI